The Pontibacter sp. SGAir0037 DNA segment TAACCGAGAAATCAACATAGGCCAGTTTGTAGCCTCAGAAATCATTATCATTCTTATTATGACGGCTGTAGAGAAAATAATCATTAAACTGGATACTGTTTATGATGCCCTTACAAGCCTTGATAAACTCGGACAGGTAACAGACATGCCACTGGAGGATGAGGCCGGCATAAACCTGCACAGCAACACAGCTGGCCTGGCGGTTCATGTGCGTGATCTGAAGTATAAGTACCCGCTCCAGGACACTTATACTATAAAAGGTGTAACATTTAACATTGCGCCTTCTGAAAGGATATGCCTCGCAGGCTTTAACAGCTCCGGCAAATCTACTTTAAACAACCTGCTGCTGGGGCTCTACGAGCAGTACGAAGGCAGCATTGCCTACAACAGCTTATCGTTACGCGACTTAAAAAAGAGCAGCCTGCGCCGCCTGATCGGAGACAACACCTCTAAAGAGCAGTTGTTCGATGGCACCGTGCTGGAAAACATTACCCTGGGCGTACCGTCTGTACCTATAGAAGATGTAGTCTGGGCAACCGAATGCGTGGGCTTAACAGATTTTATACATGCTTTGCCAAATGGTTTGCAAACCCAGCTTACAGGTGGCAGCATGCGCCTGGCAGCCAGTGCAGCCCGTAAAATAGTCATGGCCCGCTGCCTGGTGCTCCGGCCTAAAATGCTGCTGATCGATGATTTCTGGGGTGGGATGGAAAAGCAGGAGAAGATGCGCCTGATGCAACTGCTTACTTCCAAGCAATTCGGCTGGACCATGTTTATCATCTCCAATGATCCGGATATTATGCAGATGTGTGACCGTACACTACTGCTTTCGGATGGCTACCTGGTGGCAAACGGAACTTTTGAAGAAGTTCAGAGAAGTGAATATTATCAGCAACTGGCTTATTTAACAGCTGAAAAATGAAAAGAGAAGAATTAGAAGCAATGCGCTATAACCGACAGTACCACACCTCCTTCGAGGCAATGGACATGGTACAGACGCCACGGCTAAGCAGGCAACTTGCATATTGGATAATCGGCATCATCTTATTCTTAATACTTTGCCTGTTCCTGCCCTGGACACAAAATGTAAATTCCTATGGTACCCTAACAGCCTTTAGCCCGCAAGACAGGCCTCAAACAGTGGAGGCAACCATTGCAGGACGAATAGAGCGCTGGTACATTCAGGAAGGGCAACTGGTGAAAAAGGGCGATACAATAGTGAGTATATCTGAGGTGAAAGAAAAGTACCTCGACCCGAACTTGCTGGCCCGTATCGGGGAGCAACTCAATGCCAAACAGGGATCTGCCGAGGCTACCGAAGCCAAAGCAGAAGCCATGGTTCAACAGATACAGGCATTACGGGAAGGCTTGGTTTTCAGCCTGCAGAAAGGCCGCAACAAAGTGGAGCAAACCCGCCTAAAACTACAAAGCGATAGCATGGATGTGGTGGCACAACGCACAGACTTAAGTATAGCTGAATCTCAGTTTCAGCGGCAGCAAAGCCTGTATGAACAGGGTCTGAAATCGCTAACGGAGTTGGAAACCCGTCGCCTGAAACTACAGGAGGCACAGGCAAAGTTGCTGGCATTTGAAAACAGATTTGCCGCTACCCGTGCCGAACTGCAAAATGCCCGCACCGAATTAAGCTCTGTGCAGGCAGACTATGCCGACAAAATAGCGAAAGCTGAAGCAGAGTTAAGCGCCACCCGCTCTTATGTATATGGCACGCAGGCTGAGATTTCCAAACTTCAAAATGAATATAGCAGCACGCAGGTCCGCAACCAGTACTACCACATCGTAGCACCCCAGGACGGTTACCTGGTAAGAACGTTGAAAGCTGGTATCGGCGAAACAATAAAAGAAGGAGAACCTGTGGCTACTGTTATGCCACAGAACCCGGAGCTGGCAGCAGAGCTGTATGTAGATGCCCTCGACCTACCGCTGCTTAAAACAGGAGATCATGTCCGGCTCCAGTTTGAAGGCTGGCCTGCGCTGGTATTCTCTGGATGGCCTGGTGCCAGCTTTGGAACTTTCGCAGGCAAAGTGGCTGTGATAGATAACACAGGCACCAACGGCAGATACCGCCTGCTGGTTGTGCAGGACCCGGAGCGGGAAGAATGGCCGGATGCATTACGGGTAGGTTCCGGCGTAAACGGATGGGCTATGCTTAACACAGTGCCGGTCTGGTACGAAATCTGGCGTCAGCTTAACGGCTTCCCGGCAGATTATACCGGGGGCAGTGGCACCAAAGCAGCTACTGACGGTGCAAAGGCAGATAGTAAAAAGGTAGAATATTAAGTGATGAAGATAAACGTGCAAAGAATTTTAGGAATAGTATGGCTGATGGTAAGCTTCATGAACAGCTCTGTGTCTAAAGCGCAGACGCAGGATTCAGTGCAGATTTTAACACTACAGCAATACTACCGCCTGATCCTTACACATCATCCTGTAGCCTCTCAGGCAGATCTTCTGACTGAGCAGGCAAGGCAGGAACTGCGTATTGCCCGGGGCACCCTCGATCCTGTTGTTAGTAGTAAGTTGTACAGGAAAGAGTTTGGCGGCAAGGAATACTATAACCTATGGAGTAATACCCTTCAGGTGCCGCTTTGGTTTGGCCCCGAAATAAAGGCAGGCTTTGATAAAGCGCAGGGGCAGTACCTGAACCCAGAGAACGTGGTACCGGAAAACGGCCTTAGCTATGCAGGTATTTCGGTTCCGCTTGGGCAGGGCTTATTTATTGATGAGCGCCGCGCTACTATAAAACAGGCTCGCCTTTTCCAGGAAATAGCAGAAGCTGACCGCATTAAGTTGATAAACAAGCTACTGCTGCAGGTTACCAAAGACTATTGGGATTGGCTGCAGTATTACCGAGAGGTGCAGCTGTTCGAAGAGTCGCTGGATCTGGCAAGCTTCAGGCTGCAAGCCGTAAAGGCCCGTGTTCAGGAAGGCGACCTAGCTGCCATTGACACAGTAGAAGCGCTCACAGAAGTGCAAAACCGGCAAGTTATGCTTCAGGAATCTCTGCTTCGTTATAACAATGCGCGCTTGCAGGTGGCACAGCACCTATGGGGCGAGAATGAAGTGCCGCTGGAGCTACAGGAACACACGATTCCTTCGCTGGCCGGTAGCGAAATAACTCCTATGTCGCGCGAAGAGATGCAACGGGTACTGGAGAGCGCCAAAGCCAACCACCCAGACCTGCGCAAGCTGGACCTGAAAGGCCAGCAGCTACAGGTAGAGCAGCGTTTTGCGGCAGACAAGTTAAAACCTAAGCTAAACGTGGAATACAACCTCCTGCAAAGCGATTTTTTTATGAACCAGGAAGCATTTGACAGGCAGTACATGGGCGGCAACTACAAGCTGGGTATCAGCCTGTCGCAGCCACTGTTTCTGCGACAGGAGCGGGGTAAACTGCAGCTCACTAAAGTGAAGCAGGAAGAAAACAAACTGGCCCTGGCACAAACATCCCGTGAAGTAGAGAACAGCCTGCATGCCGCCTTTAACGAATGGCAAGCGCTCGAAAACCAGATCCGCTTACAGGAGCAGATGGTAACCAATGCCCGCACCCTGCGCGAAGGTGAATCTACCCGCTTTCAGAGTGGCGAAAGTTCTTTGTTCCTGATAAACTCCAGAGAAGTAAAGCTAATGGAGGCAGAGCTTAAGCTGTATAACCTACGGGCAAAATATGCTAAAGCCAAAACGCTGCTCTACTGGGCCGCAGGTAATATTGAAGTGGATTAAGGCTGGTATAAGTTAAAAGTTAAGAATTGAGGGTGACATGTGTGTCGGTAGGACAAGAGTCGCATAATTTGTAAAACGCTAATGCTCCTCCGATTTTATTTATAGAACAACTGTTATTTAAATGTTGAGGATAAGGCGCTATGGAAGAGCATTTCAAATTTTTAATTTGGAAGTGCGCTAGCTTCTAAAGCCGGTCCACTTCAGCAGGCTTGTGCTTAGTTTTGCGAAATCTGCTCCGCCGGTGCCATAGGTATCGTAGGCAAACTTAATAATGATGCCCGATACCACCACCAGGAACAGCACCCGCACAAAGGCTGTTCCGCGTTTTAAAGCTGTCCGGGTGCCCAGTTGAGAACCTATAATGCTACATATAGCCATAGGAATAGCTACTTCGTAGAGAATATACCCTTTGTAGCCAAAGTATAGTAGGGCCGAAAGGTTTGTAGCCACGTTTACTACTTTGGCTGCGGCAGAAGCTGCTAAAAAGTTAAACCCGAAGATGCCAATAAAGATAAAGATTAAAAAGCTACCGGTGCCAGGCCCAAAAAAGCCATCATAAAAGCCGATTACCGCACCAATCGCTAAGCCATAAAGCTTCTCTTTTGCTGCGGATAATTTAGGAGCGTGCAAAGAGCCAAAGTCTTTCTTTATGAAAGTATAAATAGCTACCAACACCAGCAGAATCAGGATGAGGGGCTTTAGCAGGCTGGCATCGAGGTGGCTAAGAGCGCGGGCACCCAAAAAGGAAAAGATAAAAGCCGCCACAGCTGCAGGCAACATGCTCCAGTAATTTATCTCAACGCTGCGCACATACTTTACCATAGCAGAGGTAGTGCCTGCTATAGAAGCCAGTTTGCCGGTACCGAAAACGGTGGGAAGCGGCACGCCCGGCAAGAAAACAAATAAAGCAGGCAGTTGAACAAGTCCTCCACCCCCTACTACAGAATCAATAAAGCCAGCCAGAAAGGCAAAAAAGCAGAGGTAAATAATCTCTTCCACAAAAAACTGGATAACGGTAATAATGCTTAAAAATGTGGCGCAAGTTACATGAAAGCAACAGAATACGAACAGGTTCCGGAGCAAATACTCTTAGATTCCAGGCGACGTATCAAAGTTAGCTTGAAAAAATAATCCCCGCCAGAAAACTGTTCCGGCGGGGATATATCAATAAGTAAATTCAATTAATTATTAGAAGCGCTCATCAGCACCAAAGAAGAAATCACCTTCAATTTGTGCGTTTTCGTCAGAGTCTGATCCGTGAATAGCATTTGCTTCGATAGACTTTGCATACACCTTACGGATAGTACCTTCCTCAGCCTGAGCAGGGTTGGTAGCACCAATTAATGTACGGAAATCGGCAACGGCATTGTCTTTCTCTAAGATCATGGCTACGATAGGGCCGGAAGACATGTATTTTACAAGATCTCCGTAGAAAGGACGCTCTTTGTGTACTTCGTAGAACTGACCGGCACGCTCTTCTGAAAGTTTGGTTTTTTTCATAGCAACGATGCGGAAGCCGCCTTCTTCGATCATTTTAGTAATGCCGCCGATATGGTTTTCAGCCACAGCATCAGGCTTAATCATGGTAAATGTAATGTTTCCAGCCATGTTTTTAAGTATATTTAGTTTATAATTTCATTTTGAAGCTGCAAAATTAGAGCATTTCGCTCAATTACAGCACATTTTTTAACTATACTTTCTAATTCATAACAATTCCTTTAAGTTTAGCTGCGTCAGGCTCAGGGCTGCAAAAAGTCTGTTCTATTGTTTTAGAAGTTATTTCTTCAGAAATTCGCAGCTTATATCCTTATCAGTCAGAGGATTTATAACTATAGTATGCACGATATCAATGCTCTAAAAGAGCTTCTGAAAGAGCCTAAAGAGGTGATGATCACCACACACCACAAACCAGATGCCGATGCACTGGGTTCTTCTTTGGGCTTAGCAGGTTATTTAAAAAAGAAGGGGCACCGTGTTACGGTTATCACTCCTTCCGATTACCCTAACTTTCTTTCCTGGATGTCGGGGAACAACGACGTAATTGTTTACTCCGAAAGTAATGATGCCCTTGTGCATAGAATTATTCAGGAGTCACAGGTTATTTTCTGCCTCGACTTTTCTGCCCTTTCCCGCATCAATGAAATGGGAGAGTATATCAGACAAGCGAAAGGAACAAAAGTACTGATCGACCATCACCTGGAGCCGGAGAACTTTGCCGATTTAGACTACTCAAACTCAAGTGCCGCCGCAACAGCCGAACTGGTATACGACCTGATCAAGGATATGGGAGAGGCTGACATGATAGATACCAGCATTGGCGAGTGCCTGTATGCCGGTATTATGACGGATACAGGTTCGTTCCGCCACCCCAGCACCTCTAAAAATGTACACCTGATTATAGCAGATTTGCTGCACATTGGAGTAAACACGTCTAATATACATCGCCTTATATACGATAGCTCTTCGGAACTGCGTTTGCGTTTTCTGGGTTATGCTTTAAAAGATAAGCTGGTGGTGCGGCACGAATACAATACTGCCTATATTGCCATATCAGCTGATGATTTAAAAGCTTACGATTCTAAAACAGGAGATACAGAAGGCCTGGTTAACTTTGCGCTGTCGATAGAAGGCATTGTTTTTGCTGCCGTTATC contains these protein-coding regions:
- a CDS encoding peptidase domain-containing ABC transporter; protein product: MGTKGSPKPLFTPMQRFFQLLASEKREIIYLYVYALVAGLISLSLPLGIQSIIAFISSGQVSVSVVVLIALIVIALLVVGGLQVMQLWLVEYIQQRIFAKSAFDFAFRVPRMKAEPLLNYYPPELMNRFFDTVALQKSMAKLLTDFSTAIIQIVFGLILLSFYHPYFIVFGLFLVIVLAAIFYFSGPKGIDTSIKESKYKYQLVSWLEEMSRNLSTFKLVGQSELPMQKTDGFVTNYIKARKQHFKVLMTQYFSFVGFKTLITGGLLVLGCILVINREINIGQFVASEIIIILIMTAVEKIIIKLDTVYDALTSLDKLGQVTDMPLEDEAGINLHSNTAGLAVHVRDLKYKYPLQDTYTIKGVTFNIAPSERICLAGFNSSGKSTLNNLLLGLYEQYEGSIAYNSLSLRDLKKSSLRRLIGDNTSKEQLFDGTVLENITLGVPSVPIEDVVWATECVGLTDFIHALPNGLQTQLTGGSMRLAASAARKIVMARCLVLRPKMLLIDDFWGGMEKQEKMRLMQLLTSKQFGWTMFIISNDPDIMQMCDRTLLLSDGYLVANGTFEEVQRSEYYQQLAYLTAEK
- a CDS encoding HlyD family secretion protein codes for the protein MKREELEAMRYNRQYHTSFEAMDMVQTPRLSRQLAYWIIGIILFLILCLFLPWTQNVNSYGTLTAFSPQDRPQTVEATIAGRIERWYIQEGQLVKKGDTIVSISEVKEKYLDPNLLARIGEQLNAKQGSAEATEAKAEAMVQQIQALREGLVFSLQKGRNKVEQTRLKLQSDSMDVVAQRTDLSIAESQFQRQQSLYEQGLKSLTELETRRLKLQEAQAKLLAFENRFAATRAELQNARTELSSVQADYADKIAKAEAELSATRSYVYGTQAEISKLQNEYSSTQVRNQYYHIVAPQDGYLVRTLKAGIGETIKEGEPVATVMPQNPELAAELYVDALDLPLLKTGDHVRLQFEGWPALVFSGWPGASFGTFAGKVAVIDNTGTNGRYRLLVVQDPEREEWPDALRVGSGVNGWAMLNTVPVWYEIWRQLNGFPADYTGGSGTKAATDGAKADSKKVEY
- a CDS encoding TolC family protein — translated: MQRILGIVWLMVSFMNSSVSKAQTQDSVQILTLQQYYRLILTHHPVASQADLLTEQARQELRIARGTLDPVVSSKLYRKEFGGKEYYNLWSNTLQVPLWFGPEIKAGFDKAQGQYLNPENVVPENGLSYAGISVPLGQGLFIDERRATIKQARLFQEIAEADRIKLINKLLLQVTKDYWDWLQYYREVQLFEESLDLASFRLQAVKARVQEGDLAAIDTVEALTEVQNRQVMLQESLLRYNNARLQVAQHLWGENEVPLELQEHTIPSLAGSEITPMSREEMQRVLESAKANHPDLRKLDLKGQQLQVEQRFAADKLKPKLNVEYNLLQSDFFMNQEAFDRQYMGGNYKLGISLSQPLFLRQERGKLQLTKVKQEENKLALAQTSREVENSLHAAFNEWQALENQIRLQEQMVTNARTLREGESTRFQSGESSLFLINSREVKLMEAELKLYNLRAKYAKAKTLLYWAAGNIEVD
- a CDS encoding TSUP family transporter; the protein is MEEIIYLCFFAFLAGFIDSVVGGGGLVQLPALFVFLPGVPLPTVFGTGKLASIAGTTSAMVKYVRSVEINYWSMLPAAVAAFIFSFLGARALSHLDASLLKPLILILLVLVAIYTFIKKDFGSLHAPKLSAAKEKLYGLAIGAVIGFYDGFFGPGTGSFLIFIFIGIFGFNFLAASAAAKVVNVATNLSALLYFGYKGYILYEVAIPMAICSIIGSQLGTRTALKRGTAFVRVLFLVVVSGIIIKFAYDTYGTGGADFAKLSTSLLKWTGFRS
- a CDS encoding nucleoside-diphosphate kinase gives rise to the protein MAGNITFTMIKPDAVAENHIGGITKMIEEGGFRIVAMKKTKLSEERAGQFYEVHKERPFYGDLVKYMSSGPIVAMILEKDNAVADFRTLIGATNPAQAEEGTIRKVYAKSIEANAIHGSDSDENAQIEGDFFFGADERF
- a CDS encoding bifunctional oligoribonuclease/PAP phosphatase NrnA; protein product: MHDINALKELLKEPKEVMITTHHKPDADALGSSLGLAGYLKKKGHRVTVITPSDYPNFLSWMSGNNDVIVYSESNDALVHRIIQESQVIFCLDFSALSRINEMGEYIRQAKGTKVLIDHHLEPENFADLDYSNSSAAATAELVYDLIKDMGEADMIDTSIGECLYAGIMTDTGSFRHPSTSKNVHLIIADLLHIGVNTSNIHRLIYDSSSELRLRFLGYALKDKLVVRHEYNTAYIAISADDLKAYDSKTGDTEGLVNFALSIEGIVFAAVIIDRVQAVKISFRSVGDFSVNEFSRKHFNGGGHRNAAGGMSLESLDATVAKFESLLPQYKDQLVKPVN